A portion of the Acidisarcina polymorpha genome contains these proteins:
- a CDS encoding DUF433 domain-containing protein, whose amino-acid sequence METSTEDSIIVRDPEILGGVPVFRGTRVPFQALLDYLEGGQPLSEFLEDFPTVSHEAAIAALELAKASLAGQLQ is encoded by the coding sequence ATGGAGACATCGACCGAAGACTCGATCATTGTGAGAGACCCGGAGATACTGGGTGGGGTTCCGGTGTTTCGCGGAACTCGTGTTCCTTTTCAGGCGCTGCTGGATTACCTCGAAGGCGGTCAGCCGCTCAGCGAGTTTTTAGAAGACTTCCCTACGGTGAGCCATGAAGCGGCCATTGCCGCTTTGGAGTTGGCTAAGGCGTCCTTGGCCGGCCAGCTGCAATGA
- a CDS encoding DUF6582 domain-containing protein, whose translation MAKLSSAERKELPSKSFAEPEKRKYPIENEAHARNALARVSQSGTPAEKAKVKAAVKKKYPSIGSDKK comes from the coding sequence ATGGCCAAACTATCCAGTGCTGAGAGAAAAGAGCTTCCGTCAAAGTCCTTTGCCGAACCAGAGAAACGGAAATATCCGATCGAAAATGAAGCGCACGCCAGAAACGCCCTCGCTCGTGTCTCGCAATCTGGCACACCTGCTGAGAAAGCAAAGGTCAAGGCTGCGGTGAAGAAGAAATATCCGTCTATAGGCAGCGATAAGAAGTAG
- a CDS encoding VOC family protein, with protein MSRPLIQSISPFFIVSNVDQTITFYRDRLGFETRLQQPERDPFFALIGRDGAQFFVKAEKDVLPVPNHMRHRQLRWDAYVYAPDPDALAAEFANRGATFSEPLQDTHDGLRGFEISDPDGYVLFFGRPK; from the coding sequence ATGAGCCGACCTCTCATCCAATCCATCTCTCCATTCTTCATCGTCAGCAATGTCGACCAAACCATCACCTTCTACCGCGACAGGCTCGGGTTTGAGACGAGGCTCCAGCAGCCGGAACGAGATCCATTCTTCGCCCTAATCGGGCGCGATGGAGCTCAGTTCTTCGTCAAAGCCGAAAAAGACGTATTGCCAGTACCGAACCACATGCGTCATCGCCAATTGCGGTGGGATGCCTATGTCTACGCACCAGATCCGGATGCGTTGGCCGCCGAATTTGCCAATCGCGGCGCCACATTCAGTGAACCGCTCCAGGACACCCACGACGGTCTGCGCGGCTTCGAGATAAGCGACCCGGACGGTTACGTCTTGTTCTTCGGTCGACCAAAGTAA
- the metK gene encoding methionine adenosyltransferase: MSQRDRFLFTSESVTEGHPDKIADQISDAILDACLEQDAYSRVACETLTATGLVVIAGEITTKAYVDFQALVRGVVASIGYDNALYGFDSNTCAVISSINKQSGDIAMGVDTGGAGDQGMMFGYATNETAELMPTPISLAHKLTARLSEVRKNGQLSYLRPDGKSQVTVEYDANSKPVRVDAVVISTQHAEYVGNEQLRGEILKHVIQAVIPAHLLDEDTKYHINPTGRFVIGGPMGDTGLTGRKIIVDTYGGMGRHGGGAFSGKDPTKVDRSAAYMARYIAKNIVAAGLAERCEVQLAYAIGVAEPVSVLVDTFGTGTVDASKLQELVRSNFKLTPKGIIEGLDLRRPIYRKTAAYGHFGRSDKDFTWEATDKAEALKAGANAEAVKA; the protein is encoded by the coding sequence TTGTCTCAACGTGACAGATTCCTATTTACCTCCGAGTCGGTGACCGAGGGTCATCCCGACAAAATAGCCGATCAGATCTCCGATGCCATCCTTGATGCTTGCCTTGAGCAGGATGCTTATAGCCGCGTGGCCTGCGAAACTCTCACCGCTACCGGGCTGGTAGTCATAGCCGGCGAAATCACCACCAAGGCATACGTCGATTTCCAAGCCCTGGTTCGTGGCGTAGTTGCCTCGATCGGCTACGACAATGCCCTCTATGGTTTCGATTCGAATACCTGCGCCGTCATCTCCTCGATCAACAAGCAGTCCGGGGACATCGCCATGGGTGTGGATACCGGTGGCGCCGGCGATCAAGGCATGATGTTCGGCTATGCCACCAACGAGACGGCAGAACTGATGCCGACGCCCATTTCGCTCGCCCACAAGCTCACCGCCCGCTTGAGCGAGGTCCGTAAGAACGGCCAGCTTTCCTATCTTCGGCCGGACGGCAAGAGCCAAGTCACGGTTGAATACGATGCCAACAGCAAGCCAGTTCGTGTCGACGCCGTTGTCATCTCCACTCAGCATGCTGAGTACGTCGGCAACGAACAGCTGCGCGGTGAAATCCTCAAGCATGTCATCCAGGCGGTAATACCGGCCCATTTGCTTGACGAAGACACCAAATACCACATCAATCCCACCGGACGGTTTGTCATCGGCGGCCCCATGGGCGACACCGGTCTGACCGGGCGCAAGATCATTGTCGACACGTACGGCGGCATGGGCCGTCACGGCGGCGGCGCCTTCTCGGGCAAGGATCCGACAAAGGTCGACCGTTCCGCGGCCTACATGGCGCGCTATATTGCCAAGAACATCGTCGCTGCCGGGCTTGCCGAGCGCTGCGAGGTCCAGCTTGCCTACGCCATTGGCGTGGCCGAGCCAGTTAGCGTATTGGTGGACACCTTCGGAACCGGGACCGTCGATGCTTCGAAGCTGCAGGAGCTGGTGCGGTCCAACTTCAAGCTGACCCCGAAGGGAATCATCGAGGGCCTGGATCTCCGCAGACCGATTTACCGGAAGACTGCCGCTTATGGTCACTTCGGCCGTAGCGATAAGGACTTCACCTGGGAAGCGACCGACAAAGCGGAAGCACTCAAAGCTGGAGCCAACGCTGAAGCCGTCAAAGCCTAA
- a CDS encoding helix-turn-helix domain-containing protein yields the protein MGQFGEELRRERESRGVSLECIINSTKISGRHLSALEREQFEQLPGGVFNKGIVRGYARAVGIDEEAWIQRFMSAYKESGLLKAEDGDWVEFAENVVKGRKSEGDRPAARLRWAGVFLLLMLIAGLGWFVYHFVRERISATNPSAGFTVLATVVAPDLLPFSSGESASFFARDQLVSPRRGSILQSISG from the coding sequence ATGGGACAGTTTGGCGAAGAACTACGCAGAGAGCGGGAGTCCCGCGGAGTTTCCCTGGAGTGCATCATCAACTCGACCAAGATTAGCGGTCGGCACCTTTCGGCGCTAGAGCGGGAGCAATTCGAGCAACTTCCCGGCGGCGTCTTCAACAAAGGTATCGTGCGCGGCTATGCCCGCGCTGTTGGCATCGATGAAGAGGCATGGATTCAACGCTTTATGTCCGCCTACAAGGAAAGCGGGCTGCTCAAAGCAGAGGACGGCGACTGGGTCGAGTTCGCGGAAAACGTGGTCAAGGGCCGGAAGTCCGAGGGAGACCGGCCGGCTGCGCGACTCCGCTGGGCTGGAGTTTTTCTTCTGCTGATGCTGATTGCCGGGTTGGGTTGGTTTGTTTACCACTTCGTGCGCGAAAGGATATCGGCAACAAATCCATCTGCCGGGTTCACGGTATTGGCTACAGTTGTCGCTCCTGATCTTCTGCCTTTTTCCTCGGGGGAATCCGCAAGCTTTTTCGCAAGGGACCAACTAGTCAGTCCTCGCCGGGGCAGTATTCTCCAATCCATTTCTGGATGA